The Terriglobales bacterium genome has a window encoding:
- a CDS encoding carboxypeptidase-like regulatory domain-containing protein: MKPKFILAATLVFAALVGTGIAQSYGVADKNGDQGRNVTGQVLTKSDSPLSEAIVYLKNTKTLTIKSFITEKDGGYRFHGLSQNVDYEIYADYRGQKSSTKTISSFDNRNNITLNIRIDTQ, translated from the coding sequence ATGAAGCCTAAATTCATCTTGGCGGCGACTCTGGTGTTCGCAGCTCTTGTAGGCACCGGTATCGCGCAATCGTATGGGGTGGCCGACAAGAATGGTGATCAGGGACGGAACGTCACCGGCCAGGTACTCACTAAGTCCGATTCCCCGCTGTCCGAAGCCATCGTTTACCTCAAAAACACGAAGACACTCACCATCAAGAGCTTTATTACCGAAAAGGACGGCGGCTATCGCTTTCACGGACTGTCGCAGAATGTCGATTACGAGATCTACGCCGACTATCGAGGACAAAAGAGTTCAACGAAGACGATCAGTTCGTTCGATAACCGAAACAACATCACGCTGAATATCCGGATCGACACTCAGTAG